From the Spirochaetota bacterium genome, the window AAATCTCGGACATATCTACGGCATTAATTGCCTCAATGAGGACGATATCACGAAAGGATACATTGACGGACGTATCATCGCTGAAAAGATACACGGCTTCTACAAGGAATACATCCCGGGATTCGAAAAAAGCGAGATAGTCAATACCGCATCCGTGCTCTCCGTGCGCGAGACGCGCCGCATCACGGGCGAATACACGCTCTGCTACGACGACTATCAGAAGCGCGCATCGTTTGCGGATGAAGTGGGACGATTCGCGTACCCGGTCGATATACACTCATCATCGACCGACCCTGCCGAGCAGAAGCGAGTGGAGGAGCGGCTGCACTCGTCGAAATACGGCAAGGGCGAAAGCTACGGCATACCGTACCGCGCGCTCATACCGAAGAACGTAAAAAACATCCTCGTCGCCGGGCGATGCATTTCGGCCGATCGCGAGATGCAGTCTTCGATACGCGTCATGCCGGGGTGTTTCGTCACCGGACAGGCGGCGGGGACGGCGGCTGCCCTCGCATGCGGTAAGAGCGGCGATGTGCGTGCTGTGGGGATCGGAGAACTGACAGGCACATTGAAAAAACTCGGCGCATACCTGCGATAGGGCTATCATCAGGCGCGGTGTACGCTGTTCTTCCGCCGATACGCGAGCGGCGTCGTTCCTGTCAGGCGTTTGAACACCTTGAAGAAATAATCGGGATCGATAAATCCAGAGGCACGTGCGATGTCGCGAAGATCCGTTTCCGTCGAAATGAGCATGCGGCATGCGTGACGGATCCGCTGTTCGGCGAGGACGCGGGTGAACGGTTTTCGATACCACACCTGCATGAGCTGGCGCAGACGCGGCATGGAAACACCGGCGGTATCCGCCAGGTCCGATGCTCCTATATCCCCGGCGAACCGCTGCGAGAAAAAACGCTCCACCGCCCGGCGGCGGTCACCATCGCCATCCGGCACCGATGTGCGAAGCGAATGGACGACATCACGCGCGATAAGCGAGGCGAGTGAGGCGATGGTACGCGCGTCGCGAAGAACGGGCAATGTCCGCACAACCTTCGGGCGTCCGCGGGCGTCATCGAGGACAAAGGGGACACGCACCGCAGAACGGAACGGGCCGAAGAACATCACCCCCTGGCCCCCAAGCGGGTGTACGTATTCGACGACACCGGCGTGGCATCGCTTCCAGAAACCGTCCGGATATCGCGTAAGCAGCTTTCGTATACGGTCGCTGTCCGTGTACACGCAGCGCCCTTCATCAACGGCCTTGACGGCAGTGCAGAACGGATGCGTGTGGAAGCGCAGCGGTCGTCCGAGCACCGGTATTATCGCGCCGGTATGGTCGTGATAGGTTATCGATGCACCGGTCAATTCCCGGAACATGCGTATCGATTCGATGACGGTCGACATACGGGAAGTATATCCTGCGTTATCGATTTTTCCAGTACTTCTATCGATTCGACGGTTGCATGAAAACCGCTTCCTGCGTACACTGAAGTATACGCGGCACAGGCGATGCAGTTCCGCGGCAAGGAGTACGGTATGCGCATACGGACTATCGCATTCATCATCATGTTCGCGGTATTCGGCATAACCGCATACTCGATCGCCATTACCGACACCCCGCGTGATGCGGTCGTTGCCGATGCGGAAGGCGCTTTTCGTATCGCCGGAATGAATTACCGCATTTCGTTACCCGCCATGCTGAAAGGCGGGAAATGCATATCCGTGGTGCGCGGGGTCTGGAACAAACCGGCGGAGGGATATTCCTTTACGATAGACGCCCCCGCGACGGTATATCTCCTCGTACAGGAACGCGGGACGATAACCACGCTCAACGGCTGGGAGAAGACGTCCATGAAAAGCGTTTCCGCCGACGGAAATATCAGAATGACCGATATCATTTACAAAAAAGATGTTCCCGCGGGAATCGTATCGATACCCGGCCATGACGGGAGTGATGGAAATAAATACGGGATGCCCCATACGGGTGTAGTCATCGGGCAGGCGCAGAGCACCCCGTCCGATGCCGTGCAATTCGGCCGTTTCATGATAGGCAATAACGGATTCGCTTCGATGAAACATCCGTCAGGCGACGAGGAATTCTCCGCGCCGGCAAGTACATTCGTCTATATCGTCAATGCGGCAGGCGACACGATACTGCCGGAACGTTCATCGCGTACCGCGAACGGCCGACGGTATACAACGAAGGACGGATACATCGACTGCATCATCGATGTTCGTTCGCCCGATCGCATATCGCTCTTGCTTTCGGCGACAGGCAGCGCCATTCGCGCTGTCGGGTTCGCCGTCGGTGTCCCCGAAAGCGCCTCGGTACTGGTGCCCGGCGGGCGAAACGGCATCTCCTACCGCGAATACGATTTTCCGGGACCGCGCCGCTTCAACTGGCCGCGACGATGGGAAGCGCCCGTCGTCGTGTTCGAGGGCACTACAGGCAGTGCCGCAGTATGGGCCGAGGATGCATCCAATCGCTATAAGACTTGCGTTCTCTACAACGAAGGAAAGGTCAAATGCGTCGGTTTTGAGACGGAGAATTTCGCCCCCTTTACTGACAAGAGAACGATAGTAACGCCGATGTGGCATGTCGGCGTTTTCAATGGCGGGTACAAGTCAGCGCTTGCTCCCTTCCGAAAGTGGATGATCGATACCTATAGGCCCGAACGTTTCTACAAGGAGGGAGACCGCTATGCGAACATACGATCGCTCATACGCGTACCGAGCCTCCTCGATAGCGGCGGTCAATATCTGCAGAACATCACGATAGCGAAGGAGATCGCATCCCGCATCGATCCGTCAAAAACACTTTTCTGGACGGTGTCCTGGTATCGTCTGGATGAGGGCATGCAGAAACGCCCCGATCCGCCGCCCGCGCAGAACGGCTATGCGGAACAGAACGCCGGCACACGTGCATTGGGCTACATCAATTTCTCCTATATCGCGAGCTATTCGCTCATCGCCGAGAAGTCGAAGATATTCGACGAAGCGAGACCGTATTTCTTTATTAATGAGAAGACGGGAAACCCGGAGGGCTGGTTCTCGGACGGTGTACCGTCGTATTATGCAAGCGGACTCTGCCCCGCGCTCAAAAGATCCCATTCCGAGAACATGCGGCAGCTCATCGGACCGCTCGGTGTCGATGTCATATCCTTCGAACAGACATCGGCGACGTGGAATTCCGACGGGGCGTTCATCGGCGGGAAGTCGGGCATAGACGGCATCATCGATATCCATGAGACCGTGCTCGCTGACAATCCGAAGGCGGTGCTCGCTGCTGAGGGTATGGCAGATATACTCACGCCGTACGACAGATTCCATCAGACGCATCCATGGGAAGGCGTATACAATTTCAATGATCTTCGACCGGGTCCGCTCCTCGCTCATGCGCATCCAATCTCGAGCTATATCTTCGAACCGTTCTCAAGAAAGATACCGTTCCTCGATGTGCCGCTCCCGTTCGGTTCGTTCTATTGGCAGCATATGAAACCGGCGTACATCACCTGGGGAACGCTCCCGGGACTCCTTATCACAAGCACGAACCTCATTTCGCGGTACGGATATGCGGTCACGCTCGATGAAATGCGCGTATGGCAGGATGTCGGCGGGAAGGCGGCGTACTGCGAGCGCCTCACCGATACGAAACGCCTCACGCTTTCCGGTGCTCGCGGAAAGGCGTACTTCTCGGTCTCCGATACGGGATATGATTTCGTCGTCGAGAACACATCGGGCGGCAAAACACCGGTGTACTCGGTCATATCGAATACTGCGGAACGGGCCCTCCCGGGCATGGGCATACCGAATTGGCCTGCCTGGCGCGG encodes:
- a CDS encoding AraC family transcriptional regulator, encoding MSTVIESIRMFRELTGASITYHDHTGAIIPVLGRPLRFHTHPFCTAVKAVDEGRCVYTDSDRIRKLLTRYPDGFWKRCHAGVVEYVHPLGGQGVMFFGPFRSAVRVPFVLDDARGRPKVVRTLPVLRDARTIASLASLIARDVVHSLRTSVPDGDGDRRRAVERFFSQRFAGDIGASDLADTAGVSMPRLRQLMQVWYRKPFTRVLAEQRIRHACRMLISTETDLRDIARASGFIDPDYFFKVFKRLTGTTPLAYRRKNSVHRA